GCTCAGATATTATAAAAGCCTGGTCAAAAAAACTTGCGAAATCACAAGATGATCTGCTGTTATACAAAATCTCTGAACGCATTGAAGAAGTCATGAGGCGCGAGAAAAAATTATTTCCGAACCTCGATTTTTACAGTGCATCAGCCTATCATTATTGTGGCATACCAACCTCATTATTTACCCCGATTTTTGTCATATCACGCATCACAGGCTGGTCTGCCCATGTATTTGAACAACGAGCAGACAATCGTCTCATTCGCCCAACGTCTGAATACATAGGGCCAGAACCACGTCCATATATTGCAATTGATTCCCGAGGATAATCATGAGTTCGCCATTTGTAGAAACAAACATAAAACCAGATTATGATTCAGTCATCAGCGACATTGCGGATTATGTGTTGAATTATGAGATTAATAGTCAAGAAGCCTATGAAACAGCCCGACTTTGCTTAATGGATACCTTGGGTTGTGGCCTGTTGGCACTTAATTTTCCTGAGTGCACCAAATTACTGGGGCCAGTGGTCCCAGGAGCTGTCTTGGCTGGCGGTGCTCGAGTCCCTGGAACTCATCATGAACTTGACCCTATACAAGCTGCTTTTAATATTGGTACCATGATTCGATGGCTCGATTTCAATGATACCTGGCTTGCTGCTGAATGGGGGCACCCATCTGATAATCTTGGCGCCATATTAGCCGTTGCGGATTACCTAGGCCGCCAGAATACCCATAAAAAGGCGGACGCTTTAACCATGCATACTGTACTTACCGCAATGATTAAAGCCCATGAAATTCAAGGCTGTCTTGCCTTGGAAAATAGTTTTAACCGAGTTGGTTTGGATCATGTTATTTTGGTTAAACTCGCCAGTGCCGCAGTAACTGCCATGCTGTTAGGTGGTGATAAAGCCCTGATAGAACGCACGTTATCACAGGTTTTTGTTGATGGGCAAAGTTTACGTACGTATCGCCATACCCCAAATACAGGCTCAAGAAAATCCTGGGCTGCAGGCGATGCCACCTCTCGCGCCGTACGGCTCGCACTCATTTGCGCCACTGGGGAAATGGGTTATCCCAGTGCCTTAACCGCGCCTAAATGGGGGTTTTATGATGTATTGTTCTCAGGCAATTCATTTAAATTTCAACGGCCTTATGGAAGTTATGTGATGGAAAATGTGTTATTTAAATTATCCTACCCAGCCGAATTCCATGCACAAACTGCCGTTGAATGTGCCGTCGCACTACACCCTCAAATAAAAAACAGAATAGATGATATTGCTCGTATTGAGATCACGACTCATGAGTCAGCCATCCGCATCATCAGTAAAGAAGGACCGCTGCATAACCCAGCGGATCGCGATCATTGCTTACAATATATGGTAGCAATTGCCTTATTGCACGGTGATTTACGCGCTGAACATTATGAAGACTCCGAGGCCTCCGATCCACGTATTGATGCATTACGTCAAAAAATGCATATCCATGAAAGTAAGCAATTTTCACAGGATTATCATGATCCTGAAAAACGCTCCATTGCCAACAGCATTAAGTTGATATTTAATGATGGCAAGGAAACTGATCTGATAACGATCGAATACCCTATTGGACATAAACGTCGTCGTAAAGAAGGCGTGCCTGTACTGCTTGCGAAGTTTGAACGTAATTTAGCCACACGATTCTCATCAGAAAAAATTAAGCAAATCATAAATTCCATGAGTGAACTTGATAAGCTTGCTCAGCAACCTGTCACTGATTTCATGGCCATGTGGCAAATATGAAAGAATAAAACAACGCTTGCAAACTTGCATGTGCAATGTCTAGCGCACTCCATACAGGACAGACTTTTGTCAAGTGTGGAGTCTGCTACGAATAATCTCTCGACGTAAAAATCTTGCGGGAGAAATGGCTTGAATCAACTTACGTGGTAAACAGTGAGGCTCACGATTAATCATAGCGGCTAACCATTCTGCACTAATGGGAATTGAAGTTAATCCGCGTGACCCAAAACCGGCACAAACATACAGTCCAGGCAAACACGCCGCAGAAAAAGGCAACCAGCGCTGGGCATTACTCGCCAACGCAGCAAAATGTTGCTTAAACGATTCAGGTTGAGCGACTGGACCTACTAAAGGCAAATAATCAGGCGTTGCGGCGCGAATTGCTGACCAATGATTAATAACGTCCTTAGACCAAGTCAATTCGCTAGATAATTTATCTAATTTCGCCAAATTACTTTCATTATCCACGTTTTGACAAGTTGCATCCGTCGATCCTAAATGATACGTGGCACCTAAATAATGCCCCCCGTCCCATGCCGGTAAAACATGGCCGTCTGCGCATAATGGCATGTTCAACTTTGAACTTGCCTCATTACTCTTAATGATAGTCATTTGACCACGAATCGGTTTCAAGGGAAGATGGCTGGTTTGAGAAAACTGGTTCGCATGATGTCCACTTGCAATAATTAATACCTCAGCCTGATATTGACCAGTACTCCATGTCCCATCAACATAATTCAACGCATTGACTTGATGACCACCTACCCAATGAATGCGCTCGCTCTCGATTAAAAATTGACATAAAGCCAATGAATCAATCCAGCCGGAATGAGGCACAAATAATCCATCAGATTCCAAAATTATCCCAGCAAGCAATGAAGCCTCTTTGTGATTAACCAATCTCCCAAGTTCAGGATAATGAGTTAACCATGGTCTTAAGCCTGCCTGAATGACTTGTTCCTTGGAGTTGTATGCTAATTGCAACCCCCCTCCTAAATGCCCGATATGAGGATTCAACAAGGCTTTATAAGCTCGAATTGCAAATACATACGCCGTTAGCATAAATTCAGTTAAGGGAGAACGATAAGAGGATATTTTAGGATATAATACTGCCCGTCGATTCCCTGAAGCGCCCTCCCCCGCGTGCTTTTGTTCATCAATTAGGGTCACTTTCCAACCGCGCCGAGCCAGAGCATAGGCGGAATAACACCCTGCAAGCCCTCCTCCCACAATCATTGCATGTCGGTCTTTAACTGGACTTACTGAACTTGCATGCCACGGCGTATAACGAGCATAAGACCTTGTCGATGGTTGATCGAATACCGCCGTAATCATCTCTCTTTTGCAGCCATATCCTTTCTTTTTATTCACGGTAAAACCTACTGCTTGTAAGCCGCGCTTTACAATGCCAGCCGCTGAAAAAGTCGCCAGCGTAGCGTTTTGCCTAGACAATCGCCCTATCACTGTAAATAATGGTTCGCACCACATATCGGGATTTTTTTTAGGGGAAAAACCATCAAGAAACCAGGCATCAACCGCCGTGTGACGCAATTGCTTTTCAACAGCAGCGTCACCGCATATTAGTAACTGATCGTAACAGGCTAGTGCATCCCCCAGCATTAAAATTAAATTGACCCGCCCCCCCTCAAACGATAATAAATGAAACCCTGGGGTTAATATTGGGTAACTCTCTAATAATGCTTGCGACTGCCCTGCTAATGCAGGCCATAAGCTTAAGGATTTTAATAAATCATCACGCGTTAAAGGATGTTTTTCACAAGATATAAAATGCAGCCTTGCTGACTTGGGCGCATGCGTTTGCCACAAAGACCACGCCAGCAAAAAATTTAAACCGCTGCCAAAACCAGTTTCAGCGATAACAAATTGACTGCCTTGTTTATCCGGGAGTTTTTCCCATCGTTCTCGCAACTGATTGCCATCAATAAATACATGAGAGGCTTCCTGCAAACCGTTTGCAGTAGAAAAATAAATATCCTCAAATTCACATGAATACGGCAAACCCGATGTCCATGTAATTTTGGCAGGAGTTATTGCTTCAAAAAGAGTACTCACTCTGAATTCCGCATGACTACAAATTACTTCTTATTGTTTACTGTCGTTCATGTCAAACCAGCTGCTGGAGAACATATTCCGCTGCCTTTTGCGTATGATGAATGTCTTGTTGCTGATGTGCGCTGGAAACAAACCCTGCTTCATACATAGAAGGAGCAAAATAAACACCTTGTTGTAACATACCATGGAAAAACGCTTTAAATCGTTTTTCATCCGACGAAGCAACATCCGAATAATTATTCACTTCATTTAAATGATTAAAACAAAAACCAAACATGCCACCAAGCGAAGCACCGCAAAAGGGAATATTGAATGATTCCGCAACGTCTTTTAAGGCATGAATCAAAGCAGCGGAAATGTCTCCCAAACGCTGATAAAAATTGGGCTGTCCCTCCAGCTCAGATAACGTCGCTAATCCTGCCGCCATGGCTAAAGGATTACCTGATAGAGTACCCGCTTGATACACAGGACCCTCTGGCGCAAGTTGATTCATAATAGATGTCTTACCACCCACAGCACCCACAGGCATGCCTCCACCAATCACTTTACCAAGCGTCGTTAAGTCAGGTGTCACCTGATAATGTTGCTGCGCTCCCCCCAAAGCAATACGAAAACCGGTCATGACTTCATCAAATATTAATAACGCTCCATACGTATCGCATAATTCCCGCAGACCCTGTAGAAAACCTGATTTTGGTAAAACAAATCCCATATTGCCGGCAATCGGCTCCAAAATAACACCGGCAATATCGTTTGGATACTGTTCAAATAATGCCGCCACTTGCTCCAAATGATTAAAATCTGCTGTTAATGTATGTTCAGTAATACTTGCAGGAATTCCTGGGGTCGCCGGAATTCCTAAAGTAAGTACCCCAGAACCTGCCTTCACCAATAAGCTGTCATTATGGCCATGATAACATCCATTAAATTTAATAATTTTATTTCTATTCGTATAACCTCTTGCTAAACGAATAGCCGTCATGGTGGCTTCGGTTCCAGAATTCACCATGCGCACCTTCTCAATGGCAGGCATCAAGGAAGTAATTTTTTTTGCCAATTTGATTTCAAGCTCGGTAGGCGCACCAAAACTCATGCCCGTATGCAACACGCTCTCTACAGCAGCAATCACTTTGGGATAGCAATGGCCCAAAATTAAAGGCCCCCAAGAACCAACATAATCAATGTATTGATTATTGTCCACATCGATTAAATAAGCACCTTTCCCTTGCTTAAAAAATATAGGCTCTCCTCCTACTCCTTTAAACGCCCGCACAGGTGAATTCACGCCACCAGGAATCACGGCCTGAGCTTGTCTAAACAACTCTTGTGAATAACTCATTTTAATTCTCGTGAAAAATCGTATGACTGCGCAGTTTACAATGATCAAAACGACAAAACAAACTGCCTGCCTCATCATTGGGATACTTTTTTGATAGCAGCGACAAGGTCTATTGCTCAACTAATGCCTATTTTTTAAAAACCATTCTGTCTGATTAAAGGATATTTTTACAGATTCTTACTTCTATTCTTTACATCAGCGTCTTGAGTGGATAAATTACACTCTTTTTACATTGAGCATTAAACATGCAGTCTTACAAAAAATATATTTGTGTTATTTGCGGTTTTATTTATGATGAAGCCGAAGGTTGGCCCGAGGACGGTATTGAGCCTGGAACAAAATGGGAAGATGTCCCAGAAAATTGGTTCTGCCCCGATTGCGGCGCTGGCAAAGAAGATTTTGAAATGGTAGAAATGAATTGATTGTTTGACGTCAGAATGGTTTAACGACGACTAAAAGCACAATAGCAATCAATAGTATAGTGGGCAATTCATTAAATACCCGGAAAAAACGGGAACTTCGTGTATTACCGTCTTTTGCAAATTGTTTGACAAAATGGCCGCACATTATATGATAGCCCCATAAAAAAATGACGAGTACAAGCTTGACATGCATCCAGCCAGCATGGAAGTAATACTGCGGATTATAATGCAAAAGCATCCATCCTAATAACGTAGTCAATACCGCTGCCGGCCAAGTAATACCGTAATATAAACGTCTTTCCATGATCTTAAAGCGAGCCATACTTGCATCATCTTTTGCATCTGTATGATAAACAAACAACCTTGGCAAATAAAACAATCCTGCAAACCAGGCCACCATTACTATAATATGAAACGCTTTCAAAATTAACATATCTGTCTATGACCCTTTTTTGTCGGTCTTATTCAATTTGCGATGCCGAAGCAAATTAAGCGCTTCTACGCCAAGTGAAAATCCCATTGCAAAGTAAACATAGCCACGCGGCACATGGAAAGAAAAACTATCAGCGACCAAAATCATTCCTATGAGGATTAAAAAACTCAGTGCCAGCATTTTCACCGTAGGATATTTTTCAATAAATTGACTGACAGGTTCACTTGCATAAATCATAACAAGAATGGCGCATGTAATGGCTAACGCCATGACCCAGTAACGCGCCGTTAAACCAACCGCAGTCAATACGCTATCCAGGGAAAAAATAATATCCATTAAAGCCACCTGAATCACAACGCCTTTAAACGTGGCTAAAGCAGCCCCTTTTTCACGTAACTCCGTTTTGCCATCTCCCACTTCATAATGAATTTCCTGGGTAGCTTTAGCAATTAAAAAACCACCACCAACCAGTAAAAAAAGATCACGAATGGAATAGCTAAAATCACCCACAGTAACAAACGGTTTAGCCAATTTTACCAGCCATACGGCAAATGCAAGCAGCAGAAGGCGCGTCATCCATGCGAAAGTCAACCCCCACCTTCGCGCTTTTTTACGCTGCTCCCTAGGTAATTTTTCCGTCAGAATGGAGAGAAATACCAAATTATCAATGCCAAGGATAATTTCCAAAATAACCAGGGCAAATAAGCTTAATATAATGTCCAATAATTCCATAGAATCACTTAAAATTACGTTTTAGGTAAGATTATCTCTTATTTATTCAATTATAAAGACTCATTTTTACTGACATTCTGATATGCTAAAACATAGGTGTTGACGATTCACTTTCGCATTTACCTTGGCTATAATATTTTGCTAATTTTTCAAGGATTCAGGTGGCACCAATCATCAAATTAATCAAAAAGCTGTTACGTAAATCCAGAACACCTTCGTCTTCTGTCGATTCCAGCTATGTGATCCCTCGTACCCAACACCATATTTCAAAGACTGATATTAGCGTTAATGCACTGAAAGTCTTAAATCGTATAAACAGTGCAGGCTTTGAAGCTTACCTGGTGGGTGGTAGTGTTCGTGATTTATTGCTACGTAAAGCGCCTAAAGACTTTGATATAGCAACCAATGCCACACCAAACCAAATCAAATCCCTATTTCGTAATGCCCGCATCATTGGCCGGCGATTTAAACTGGTCCATATTATTTTTCATCGAGAAATTATTGAAGTTGCTACCTTTCGCAGCCACGAAACAACAGATTCCCAACAACTCACGAATGATCGAGGCATGCTAATACGTGATAATGTTTATGGGACACTGGAAGAAGACGCATGGCGGCGCGATTTCACCATCAACTCCCTTTATTACAATATTGATGATTATTCCATTGTCGATTTTACCGGCGGCGTTAAAGACATTGACTCCCGTATGATTCGTATCATTGGAAATCCCACCATCCGATATAAAGAAGATCCCGTTAGAATGTTACGAGCAATTCGTTTCAGTGCCAAACTGCATTTTGCACTTGAACCGGCAACCGCAGCGCCTATCCGGGAATCAAGTACCCTGATTCGTCATGTTTCCAGTT
This genomic interval from Legionella oakridgensis ATCC 33761 = DSM 21215 contains the following:
- a CDS encoding bifunctional 2-methylcitrate dehydratase/aconitate hydratase; amino-acid sequence: MSSPFVETNIKPDYDSVISDIADYVLNYEINSQEAYETARLCLMDTLGCGLLALNFPECTKLLGPVVPGAVLAGGARVPGTHHELDPIQAAFNIGTMIRWLDFNDTWLAAEWGHPSDNLGAILAVADYLGRQNTHKKADALTMHTVLTAMIKAHEIQGCLALENSFNRVGLDHVILVKLASAAVTAMLLGGDKALIERTLSQVFVDGQSLRTYRHTPNTGSRKSWAAGDATSRAVRLALICATGEMGYPSALTAPKWGFYDVLFSGNSFKFQRPYGSYVMENVLFKLSYPAEFHAQTAVECAVALHPQIKNRIDDIARIEITTHESAIRIISKEGPLHNPADRDHCLQYMVAIALLHGDLRAEHYEDSEASDPRIDALRQKMHIHESKQFSQDYHDPEKRSIANSIKLIFNDGKETDLITIEYPIGHKRRRKEGVPVLLAKFERNLATRFSSEKIKQIINSMSELDKLAQQPVTDFMAMWQI
- the mnmC gene encoding bifunctional tRNA (5-methylaminomethyl-2-thiouridine)(34)-methyltransferase MnmD/FAD-dependent 5-carboxymethylaminomethyl-2-thiouridine(34) oxidoreductase MnmC, whose amino-acid sequence is MSTLFEAITPAKITWTSGLPYSCEFEDIYFSTANGLQEASHVFIDGNQLRERWEKLPDKQGSQFVIAETGFGSGLNFLLAWSLWQTHAPKSARLHFISCEKHPLTRDDLLKSLSLWPALAGQSQALLESYPILTPGFHLLSFEGGRVNLILMLGDALACYDQLLICGDAAVEKQLRHTAVDAWFLDGFSPKKNPDMWCEPLFTVIGRLSRQNATLATFSAAGIVKRGLQAVGFTVNKKKGYGCKREMITAVFDQPSTRSYARYTPWHASSVSPVKDRHAMIVGGGLAGCYSAYALARRGWKVTLIDEQKHAGEGASGNRRAVLYPKISSYRSPLTEFMLTAYVFAIRAYKALLNPHIGHLGGGLQLAYNSKEQVIQAGLRPWLTHYPELGRLVNHKEASLLAGIILESDGLFVPHSGWIDSLALCQFLIESERIHWVGGHQVNALNYVDGTWSTGQYQAEVLIIASGHHANQFSQTSHLPLKPIRGQMTIIKSNEASSKLNMPLCADGHVLPAWDGGHYLGATYHLGSTDATCQNVDNESNLAKLDKLSSELTWSKDVINHWSAIRAATPDYLPLVGPVAQPESFKQHFAALASNAQRWLPFSAACLPGLYVCAGFGSRGLTSIPISAEWLAAMINREPHCLPRKLIQAISPARFLRREIIRSRLHT
- the hemL gene encoding glutamate-1-semialdehyde 2,1-aminomutase, which translates into the protein MSYSQELFRQAQAVIPGGVNSPVRAFKGVGGEPIFFKQGKGAYLIDVDNNQYIDYVGSWGPLILGHCYPKVIAAVESVLHTGMSFGAPTELEIKLAKKITSLMPAIEKVRMVNSGTEATMTAIRLARGYTNRNKIIKFNGCYHGHNDSLLVKAGSGVLTLGIPATPGIPASITEHTLTADFNHLEQVAALFEQYPNDIAGVILEPIAGNMGFVLPKSGFLQGLRELCDTYGALLIFDEVMTGFRIALGGAQQHYQVTPDLTTLGKVIGGGMPVGAVGGKTSIMNQLAPEGPVYQAGTLSGNPLAMAAGLATLSELEGQPNFYQRLGDISAALIHALKDVAESFNIPFCGASLGGMFGFCFNHLNEVNNYSDVASSDEKRFKAFFHGMLQQGVYFAPSMYEAGFVSSAHQQQDIHHTQKAAEYVLQQLV
- a CDS encoding rubredoxin — encoded protein: MQSYKKYICVICGFIYDEAEGWPEDGIEPGTKWEDVPENWFCPDCGAGKEDFEMVEMN
- the hemJ gene encoding protoporphyrinogen oxidase HemJ — its product is MLILKAFHIIVMVAWFAGLFYLPRLFVYHTDAKDDASMARFKIMERRLYYGITWPAAVLTTLLGWMLLHYNPQYYFHAGWMHVKLVLVIFLWGYHIMCGHFVKQFAKDGNTRSSRFFRVFNELPTILLIAIVLLVVVKPF
- a CDS encoding TerC family protein, translating into MELLDIILSLFALVILEIILGIDNLVFLSILTEKLPREQRKKARRWGLTFAWMTRLLLLAFAVWLVKLAKPFVTVGDFSYSIRDLFLLVGGGFLIAKATQEIHYEVGDGKTELREKGAALATFKGVVIQVALMDIIFSLDSVLTAVGLTARYWVMALAITCAILVMIYASEPVSQFIEKYPTVKMLALSFLILIGMILVADSFSFHVPRGYVYFAMGFSLGVEALNLLRHRKLNKTDKKGS
- the pcnB gene encoding polynucleotide adenylyltransferase PcnB produces the protein MLRKSRTPSSSVDSSYVIPRTQHHISKTDISVNALKVLNRINSAGFEAYLVGGSVRDLLLRKAPKDFDIATNATPNQIKSLFRNARIIGRRFKLVHIIFHREIIEVATFRSHETTDSQQLTNDRGMLIRDNVYGTLEEDAWRRDFTINSLYYNIDDYSIVDFTGGVKDIDSRMIRIIGNPTIRYKEDPVRMLRAIRFSAKLHFALEPATAAPIRESSTLIRHVSSSRLFDEITKLYQCGEAEAAQNLLVKHGLFSQLFPLTNNLLNGEYPVNALVGIALENTDTRIQDNKPVTPAFLFAVFLWFPLIARTEQFKKEGMEPLPALEKAMSQVISEQNQIITIPKRYTQIMREMWIMQYRFPKRTGKRAFNLLQHPRFRAAYDFLALRALAGDESMELAQWWTTFQEEDEQKQLEMVATLSPPSPRKRRRRYKPKTTS